One region of Pyramidobacter sp. YE332 genomic DNA includes:
- the nusG gene encoding transcription termination/antitermination protein NusG produces the protein MFFGSLFYYDRKKHEWFTVQTYSGYENKVKANLDQRIASMGMENKIFRVLVPTEERVVVKDGKSRRISHKLFPSYVLVEMIMDEQSWYVVRHTPGVTGFIGAGNHPLPITDSEIDEILVKIGEKEAAPAPKVEIDCEIGDRVRVSAGPLAGMEGPVTEISPGKGKVKFSANVFGHDTEIEVDYAELEKL, from the coding sequence ATGTTTTTCGGGTCCCTTTTTTACTATGACCGAAAAAAACATGAATGGTTCACTGTCCAGACCTATTCTGGATATGAAAACAAGGTCAAAGCCAACCTGGATCAGCGGATTGCTTCGATGGGCATGGAGAACAAGATCTTCCGCGTTCTCGTGCCGACGGAAGAACGAGTCGTTGTCAAGGATGGAAAGTCGCGACGCATTTCCCACAAGCTCTTCCCCAGTTACGTGCTGGTGGAGATGATCATGGACGAGCAGTCGTGGTATGTCGTGCGTCATACGCCCGGCGTGACGGGGTTCATCGGCGCCGGCAACCATCCGCTGCCGATCACCGACAGCGAGATCGACGAGATCCTCGTCAAGATCGGCGAGAAGGAAGCCGCCCCGGCGCCCAAGGTCGAGATCGACTGCGAGATCGGCGACCGCGTCCGCGTGTCGGCCGGTCCCCTCGCCGGCATGGAGGGCCCCGTGACGGAGATCTCGCCCGGCAAGGGCAAGGTAAAATTCAGCGCCAACGTCTTCGGACACGACACTGAGATCGAAGTGGATTATGCAGAGCTGGAAAAGCTCTGA
- a CDS encoding amidohydrolase family protein, translated as MTPVIDVHVHVYPEQFVRDQELISKREPHFDLLTHNRVHKWGTADQLIRRMDETGVEQSWIFGFAFRDPGLCAICNDYVIDAVRRYPGRLKGFASVSPLTRGFAAEAERCADAGLIGIGELFPQGQNFDLGDRRQTWRLAAVLEERRLLLNVHTAEPVGHDYDGKGNVGPKEAAAFCLNHPGVRVIFAHFGGGLWLYETMPEMKLALKNARYDTAAWPFLYDARVLAAAKAAGALDKMLYGTDWPILDRERFASRLRGCGLDEREKEAFMGGAAARLLAERER; from the coding sequence ATGACACCGGTAATCGACGTGCACGTCCACGTGTATCCCGAACAGTTCGTCAGGGATCAGGAGTTGATTTCGAAAAGGGAGCCGCATTTCGATCTGCTCACGCACAACAGGGTCCATAAATGGGGCACGGCGGATCAGCTGATCCGCCGCATGGACGAGACGGGCGTCGAGCAGTCGTGGATCTTCGGCTTCGCGTTCCGCGATCCCGGGCTGTGCGCGATCTGCAACGACTACGTGATCGACGCCGTGCGGCGTTATCCGGGGCGGTTGAAGGGCTTCGCCTCGGTCTCGCCGCTGACGCGGGGGTTTGCCGCCGAGGCGGAGCGCTGCGCCGACGCCGGGCTGATCGGCATCGGCGAGCTGTTTCCGCAGGGGCAGAACTTCGATCTCGGCGACCGGCGCCAGACGTGGCGCCTGGCCGCCGTGCTGGAGGAGCGCCGGCTGCTGCTCAACGTGCATACGGCCGAGCCGGTGGGGCACGACTACGACGGCAAGGGCAACGTCGGGCCCAAGGAAGCCGCGGCGTTCTGCCTGAACCATCCCGGCGTCAGGGTGATCTTCGCCCACTTCGGCGGCGGCCTCTGGCTGTACGAGACCATGCCGGAGATGAAACTTGCGCTCAAAAACGCCCGGTACGACACGGCCGCCTGGCCGTTCCTGTACGACGCGCGCGTGCTCGCCGCGGCGAAGGCCGCCGGCGCGCTGGACAAGATGCTGTACGGCACCGACTGGCCGATCCTGGACCGCGAGCGCTTCGCGTCGCGGCTGCGGGGCTGCGGCCTGGACGAGCGGGAAAAAGAGGCGTTCATGGGCGGCGCGGCGGCGCGTCTGCTGGCTGAAAGAGAGCGCTGA
- a CDS encoding transporter substrate-binding domain-containing protein: protein MKKKFASIVFVMLFSVLGVSLEAFAAENGVEDRVIRVATPGNYAPFTMYEELTREWSGFEIELWRTIGEKIGYQIQFIHIDTPAAFAEVDLGRADTVAKQISITPARRQKYDFTQPFFFSPYCLTVREDNDEIASWKDMEGKTLALREGSAMNEFVALLDPDNKVKKAIYESGNSALHETATGRVDAYPFAYLILPYRLKKNPELKLKSVDVDNPIYTEVNAYPFARTERGQALLKLTDEVLTEMLADGSYSELCKKWFDLDVMETKPAKAYRQKNAR, encoded by the coding sequence GTGAAAAAAAAGTTCGCTTCAATCGTGTTCGTCATGTTGTTTTCTGTCCTTGGCGTTTCGCTGGAGGCCTTCGCCGCGGAAAACGGCGTGGAGGATCGGGTGATTCGCGTCGCTACGCCCGGCAACTACGCGCCTTTCACTATGTACGAAGAGTTGACTCGAGAATGGTCTGGCTTTGAAATCGAGCTGTGGCGAACGATTGGCGAGAAAATAGGGTATCAGATCCAGTTTATCCACATCGACACGCCGGCCGCCTTCGCCGAGGTGGACTTGGGACGAGCGGATACCGTGGCCAAACAGATCAGCATCACACCGGCCCGCCGGCAGAAATACGACTTCACGCAGCCTTTCTTCTTCAGTCCTTACTGCCTGACTGTGAGGGAAGACAACGACGAGATCGCCTCCTGGAAGGATATGGAAGGCAAGACGCTCGCGCTTCGGGAAGGCAGCGCCATGAACGAGTTTGTGGCGCTGCTCGATCCCGACAATAAAGTGAAGAAGGCCATCTACGAGTCGGGTAACAGCGCGCTGCACGAAACCGCGACGGGGCGCGTGGACGCATATCCGTTCGCGTACCTGATCCTGCCTTACCGTCTGAAGAAGAATCCCGAGCTGAAGCTCAAGTCCGTGGACGTCGACAACCCCATCTACACTGAGGTCAACGCCTATCCGTTCGCCCGTACCGAGCGGGGGCAGGCGCTTCTGAAGCTGACGGACGAGGTTTTGACGGAAATGCTTGCCGACGGCAGCTATTCCGAACTCTGCAAAAAATGGTTCGACCTCGACGTGATGGAGACGAAGCCGGCGAAGGCGTACCGGCAGAAAAACGCGCGGTAA
- the rplA gene encoding 50S ribosomal protein L1, with the protein MAKIGKRRAELLKKLEPLKAYGLEEGIELALSAANAKFDESVEIHVRLNVDPRQADQQVRSTVGLPNGTGKTKRVVVLTSTDKNVEAQEAGADYVGSTDLVDKIKGGWMDFEAVVATPEMMKFIGPLGKVLGPRGLMPSAKAGTVTANVGSTVKEIKAGRVEYRVDKFGILHNAIGKASFGKDKILENIKAYYAAVLKSRPVAVKGAYVKSLTLSTTMGVGVRIDAADAEKICAAAAE; encoded by the coding sequence ATGGCAAAAATTGGCAAGAGACGCGCCGAGCTTCTCAAGAAGCTGGAGCCCCTCAAGGCGTACGGCCTCGAAGAGGGCATCGAATTGGCCCTTTCGGCCGCGAACGCGAAGTTCGACGAGAGCGTGGAGATCCACGTCCGTCTGAACGTCGATCCCCGTCAGGCGGATCAGCAGGTGCGCAGCACCGTTGGCCTGCCCAACGGCACCGGCAAGACGAAGCGCGTCGTCGTCCTGACTTCCACCGACAAAAACGTGGAAGCTCAGGAAGCGGGCGCCGATTACGTCGGCAGCACCGATCTGGTCGACAAGATCAAGGGCGGCTGGATGGACTTCGAAGCCGTCGTCGCCACGCCGGAAATGATGAAGTTCATCGGCCCTCTCGGCAAGGTGCTCGGCCCCCGCGGGCTGATGCCCAGCGCCAAAGCCGGTACGGTCACGGCCAACGTCGGCTCGACCGTCAAGGAGATCAAGGCCGGCCGCGTCGAGTACCGCGTCGATAAGTTCGGCATCCTGCACAACGCCATCGGCAAGGCCAGCTTCGGCAAGGACAAGATCCTCGAGAACATCAAGGCCTATTACGCCGCGGTGCTCAAGTCCCGCCCCGTCGCCGTCAAGGGCGCTTACGTGAAGTCCCTGACGTTGTCCACGACCATGGGCGTAGGCGTGCGCATCGACGCCGCCGACGCGGAAAAAATCTGCGCGGCTGCCGCCGAATAA
- the rplL gene encoding 50S ribosomal protein L7/L12, whose translation MTKDEIISAIESMSVLDLADLVKALEEKFGVSAAAPVMMAAGGAAAGAAAPAAEEKTEFDVVLKEVGAQKLQVIKVVREVTGLGLKDAKDFVENPGKPIKEGLSKEDAEALVKQFEGTGATVVLA comes from the coding sequence ATGACCAAAGATGAGATCATTTCCGCGATTGAAAGCATGTCCGTTCTTGACCTGGCCGACCTGGTGAAGGCCCTTGAAGAGAAGTTCGGCGTTTCCGCCGCCGCGCCCGTGATGATGGCCGCGGGCGGCGCCGCTGCCGGCGCTGCCGCTCCCGCCGCCGAGGAGAAGACCGAGTTCGACGTGGTGCTGAAGGAAGTCGGCGCCCAGAAACTCCAGGTCATCAAGGTCGTCCGCGAAGTCACCGGCCTTGGCCTCAAGGACGCCAAGGACTTTGTCGAGAACCCCGGCAAACCGATCAAGGAAGGCCTGTCCAAGGAAGACGCCGAAGCTCTCGTCAAGCAGTTCGAGGGCACCGGCGCGACCGTCGTGCTCGCTTAA
- the rplK gene encoding 50S ribosomal protein L11, whose protein sequence is MAKKVIGVVKLQLPAGKATPAPPVGPALGQYGVNIMEFVKQFNAKTASQPGMIIPAVLTVYADRSFSFILKTPPASVLIRKAAGIEKGSGAPNKSKVAKLTMAQVMEIAKVKLPDMNANDVDAAAAMVAGTARSMGVDVTE, encoded by the coding sequence ATGGCAAAGAAAGTCATTGGCGTGGTCAAACTCCAGCTGCCCGCTGGCAAAGCCACACCTGCGCCGCCCGTGGGACCCGCGCTTGGCCAGTACGGTGTGAACATCATGGAGTTCGTGAAGCAGTTCAACGCGAAAACGGCGTCTCAGCCGGGGATGATCATCCCCGCCGTGCTGACCGTTTACGCGGACAGAAGCTTCTCCTTCATCCTCAAGACACCGCCTGCAAGCGTGCTGATTCGTAAGGCTGCGGGAATCGAAAAAGGATCGGGCGCGCCGAACAAGAGCAAAGTCGCGAAGCTGACGATGGCCCAGGTCATGGAGATCGCCAAGGTCAAGCTGCCCGACATGAACGCCAACGACGTGGACGCCGCCGCCGCGATGGTGGCCGGCACCGCCCGTTCGATGGGCGTCGACGTCACCGAGTAG
- the secE gene encoding preprotein translocase subunit SecE has product MDKLKSTLREARAELNKITWPGKQQVWYSTLVVIFVTLLVATYLGIVDLVLTGVFSKILG; this is encoded by the coding sequence GTGGATAAGCTCAAAAGCACGCTCCGCGAAGCGCGCGCCGAACTCAACAAGATCACTTGGCCTGGCAAACAGCAAGTCTGGTATTCTACTCTGGTCGTGATCTTTGTAACGCTCCTTGTGGCGACGTATCTCGGAATCGTCGATCTGGTCCTGACGGGAGTTTTTTCAAAGATTCTTGGATAG
- the rplJ gene encoding 50S ribosomal protein L10, whose protein sequence is MPAQYKVDQVAELKDLFSGAEAIFVAEYRGLTVAQASALRKAIRSAGGKAKVARNRLAEIALDEVGLAKDVKMMKGPNLYVVAADNSPAVAKAIKDFSEVKENAAFVIKGGVMGKELLDLNNVKALAAMPSRDELIAKAVGSIASPLRGLVTVLSGLPRGLVTALSAIADKKKEAA, encoded by the coding sequence TTGCCCGCACAGTATAAAGTTGATCAGGTTGCCGAACTGAAAGATCTGTTCAGCGGCGCCGAGGCGATTTTCGTCGCCGAATACCGCGGTCTGACCGTGGCTCAGGCTTCCGCGCTGCGCAAGGCGATCCGCTCTGCCGGCGGCAAGGCGAAAGTGGCCCGTAACCGGCTTGCCGAGATCGCTCTCGACGAAGTGGGACTGGCCAAGGACGTGAAGATGATGAAGGGGCCCAACCTCTACGTCGTCGCCGCCGACAACAGCCCCGCCGTGGCCAAGGCCATCAAGGATTTCAGCGAAGTGAAGGAAAACGCCGCGTTCGTCATCAAGGGCGGCGTGATGGGGAAGGAACTGCTGGACCTCAACAACGTCAAAGCTCTGGCCGCCATGCCCTCCCGCGACGAGCTCATCGCCAAGGCGGTCGGCTCCATCGCCAGCCCGCTCCGCGGCCTCGTTACGGTTCTGTCCGGCCTGCCCCGCGGCCTTGTGACCGCGCTGTCCGCGATCGCCGACAAGAAGAAAGAAGCTGCGTAA
- the rpmG gene encoding 50S ribosomal protein L33 — protein MADEIGLTCTECKNRNYVTFINKKNMNGKLQLNKYCKHCRKHTLHKESK, from the coding sequence ATGGCAGACGAGATCGGCCTTACATGCACTGAATGCAAGAACCGCAACTACGTGACCTTCATCAACAAGAAGAACATGAACGGCAAACTTCAGCTGAACAAGTACTGCAAGCACTGCAGAAAACACACCTTGCACAAAGAGAGCAAGTAG
- a CDS encoding transporter substrate-binding domain-containing protein has protein sequence MNKKLSAVLTVALMTFFGASAFAAEDRVIRVASPGTYQPFTMYEELTKTLSGFEIDMWNAIGARIGYKVDFVRIDMPACFAEMDLGHVDTVAKQVSITPARQQKYDFTQPYFFSPYSLTVAESNDEVKTWKDLEGKSIALREGDAMIEFIAARDPENKVRRAVYETSGSMLQDVSMGRVTATPYPFLTLPYHLKRNPALKLKSVDLDNPIYTEVNAYPFARTERGQALLKLTDEALSQMIVDGSHAELCKKWFGMDVMETKPAKEYRQKRAQ, from the coding sequence ATGAACAAGAAACTGAGCGCTGTTTTGACGGTCGCTCTTATGACGTTTTTCGGCGCGTCCGCCTTCGCTGCGGAGGATCGGGTGATCCGCGTGGCGTCGCCTGGCACCTATCAGCCGTTTACGATGTATGAGGAACTGACCAAAACGTTGTCGGGCTTTGAGATCGACATGTGGAACGCCATCGGCGCGCGGATCGGATACAAGGTTGATTTTGTGCGCATCGACATGCCCGCCTGCTTTGCGGAAATGGATCTCGGCCATGTGGACACCGTCGCCAAACAGGTCAGCATCACGCCGGCGCGGCAGCAGAAATACGACTTCACGCAGCCGTACTTCTTCAGTCCGTATTCGCTGACGGTGGCCGAATCCAACGACGAAGTCAAAACGTGGAAGGATCTGGAGGGCAAAAGCATCGCCCTGCGCGAAGGCGACGCCATGATCGAGTTTATCGCCGCACGCGATCCTGAGAACAAAGTACGCCGCGCCGTTTACGAGACCAGCGGCAGCATGCTTCAGGACGTTTCCATGGGGCGCGTGACGGCGACACCATATCCGTTCCTGACGCTTCCTTATCATTTGAAGAGAAATCCCGCTTTGAAACTGAAGAGCGTCGATCTCGACAATCCCATCTACACCGAGGTCAACGCCTACCCGTTTGCCCGCACCGAGCGAGGGCAGGCGCTCTTGAAGCTGACGGACGAAGCGCTTTCGCAGATGATCGTCGACGGCAGTCATGCCGAGCTGTGCAAGAAGTGGTTCGGGATGGACGTTATGGAGACGAAGCCGGCGAAGGAATACCGGCAGAAACGCGCGCAG
- the tuf gene encoding elongation factor Tu — MAKEKFERSKPHLNIGTIGHIDHGKTTLTAAISHVLSKTGYAEETKFDQIDKAPEEKERGITINISHIEYTTDKRHYAHIDCPGHADYIKNMITGAAQMDGAILVVAATDGPMPQTREHVLLARQVNVPALIVFMNKIDLVDDPELLDLVEMEVRELLSKYGFPGDDIPIIRGSALKALEEGTGARDDKWSKPIWDLLDACDSYLPEPVREMDKPFLMPIEDVFTITGRGTVVTGRVERGVIKPGDEAEIVGIKDTRKVVITSLEMFRKMLDDAEAGDNVGALLRGIDKSEVERGQVLAKPGSIQPHKKFKAEVYVLKKEEGGRHTPFFNGYKPQFYVRTTDVTGSIKLPDGVEMVMPGDNSTFEVDLIAPVAMNEGLRFAIREGGHTVGAGVVSQILE, encoded by the coding sequence ATGGCAAAAGAGAAATTTGAGCGCAGCAAGCCCCATCTGAACATCGGAACGATCGGGCACATCGACCACGGCAAGACGACGCTGACGGCGGCGATCTCTCACGTTCTGTCGAAGACAGGCTACGCGGAAGAGACCAAATTCGACCAGATCGACAAAGCGCCGGAAGAGAAAGAACGCGGCATCACCATCAACATCTCCCACATCGAGTACACCACCGACAAACGCCACTACGCCCACATCGACTGCCCCGGGCACGCCGACTACATCAAGAACATGATCACCGGAGCGGCGCAGATGGACGGAGCCATCCTCGTCGTCGCGGCCACCGACGGGCCCATGCCCCAGACCCGCGAACACGTCCTGCTCGCCCGCCAAGTCAACGTCCCCGCGCTGATCGTCTTCATGAACAAAATCGACCTCGTCGACGACCCCGAACTCCTCGACCTCGTGGAAATGGAAGTGCGCGAACTGCTGAGCAAATACGGCTTCCCCGGCGACGACATCCCCATCATCCGCGGCAGCGCGCTGAAAGCGCTGGAAGAAGGGACCGGAGCGCGCGACGACAAGTGGAGCAAACCCATCTGGGACCTCCTTGACGCGTGCGACAGCTACCTCCCCGAACCCGTGCGTGAAATGGACAAACCCTTCCTGATGCCCATCGAAGACGTCTTCACCATCACCGGGCGCGGCACCGTCGTGACCGGGCGAGTCGAACGCGGAGTGATCAAACCCGGCGACGAAGCCGAGATCGTCGGCATCAAAGACACCCGCAAAGTCGTCATCACCAGCTTGGAAATGTTCCGCAAAATGCTCGACGACGCCGAAGCCGGCGACAACGTCGGAGCGCTGCTGCGCGGCATCGACAAGAGCGAAGTCGAACGCGGACAGGTATTGGCGAAACCCGGGAGCATCCAGCCCCACAAGAAATTCAAAGCGGAAGTGTACGTGCTGAAGAAAGAAGAAGGCGGCCGTCACACCCCCTTCTTCAACGGCTACAAACCCCAGTTCTACGTGCGCACCACCGACGTGACCGGCTCCATCAAACTTCCGGACGGAGTGGAAATGGTGATGCCGGGAGACAACAGCACCTTCGAAGTGGACCTGATCGCGCCCGTGGCGATGAACGAAGGCCTTCGTTTCGCCATCCGCGAAGGCGGCCACACCGTCGGCGCCGGCGTCGTCTCCCAGATCCTCGAGTAG
- a CDS encoding lipid II flippase MurJ → MAVRHKIRDFFCGAQEARAGALVSVTVGALSKPVGYLRTLMLAWLFGASAGMDAFYVSMGILSLLCQIVQNVTESALLPRLVRQQTEADAAALMARVFRLALIGALLLAALTAAFSSPLAAFFARRFDPPRLKTAARMLVILIPWGGAWTLMPFFEVWNNFKGRYSLSVSLSALGHALLIPAIWAASFFWGVYAVPAMYSLVVALLAWGTFRATGDFPWRAAGAARKEALRELRADCLLCVGIVGASGLYQLVDRYFASGLPAGNISALSYAGLIYTLPQSVLAPALMIYLHRVSALMACPETPQAQLKAVMCTGWLYMFPPAALMSALSRPLVRIFLGYGAFDAAAVALTAPCMAAAAWSLPLMLWGQFLSRYAQAAGRLKTILSVSYGALALNAFLDWMLAPRWGAPGLCVATGLTWGGSALVYAALLAPGALKHAARAVWKPSLAFALSCVALWPLRENGIAAVLAGGLLAAAYYLGGERLGFFDSVPPVWRPRALLALALRRKRGE, encoded by the coding sequence ATGGCCGTGCGGCACAAGATTCGCGATTTTTTCTGCGGCGCGCAGGAGGCGCGCGCCGGGGCGCTGGTTTCGGTGACGGTGGGGGCGCTGTCGAAACCGGTCGGGTATCTGCGCACGCTGATGCTGGCGTGGCTGTTCGGCGCATCGGCGGGCATGGACGCTTTTTACGTCAGCATGGGGATCCTTTCGCTGCTGTGCCAGATCGTGCAGAATGTGACGGAATCGGCGCTGCTGCCGCGGCTGGTGCGGCAGCAGACGGAGGCGGATGCGGCGGCGCTGATGGCGCGCGTCTTTCGTCTGGCGTTGATCGGCGCGCTGCTGCTGGCGGCGCTGACGGCGGCTTTTTCGTCGCCGCTGGCGGCGTTTTTCGCGCGGCGTTTCGATCCGCCGCGGCTGAAGACGGCTGCCCGAATGCTGGTGATCCTGATCCCTTGGGGGGGCGCGTGGACGCTGATGCCCTTTTTCGAGGTCTGGAACAATTTCAAGGGGAGGTACAGTCTTTCGGTCTCTCTCTCGGCGCTGGGGCATGCGCTGCTGATCCCGGCGATCTGGGCGGCGTCTTTTTTCTGGGGCGTGTACGCCGTGCCGGCGATGTACAGTTTGGTGGTGGCGCTTCTGGCCTGGGGCACGTTCCGGGCCACGGGGGATTTCCCCTGGCGGGCTGCGGGCGCGGCGCGCAAAGAAGCGCTGCGCGAACTGCGCGCGGATTGTCTGCTCTGCGTCGGCATCGTCGGCGCCAGCGGGCTGTATCAGCTGGTGGATCGCTATTTCGCCTCGGGGCTGCCGGCGGGAAACATTTCCGCGCTCAGCTACGCGGGGCTGATCTACACGCTGCCGCAGAGCGTGCTCGCGCCGGCGCTGATGATCTATCTGCATCGCGTCAGCGCGCTGATGGCTTGTCCCGAAACGCCGCAAGCGCAGCTCAAAGCGGTGATGTGCACGGGCTGGCTTTACATGTTTCCGCCGGCGGCGCTGATGTCGGCGCTGAGCCGGCCGCTGGTGAGGATCTTTCTGGGCTACGGCGCCTTCGACGCGGCGGCGGTGGCGCTGACGGCGCCGTGCATGGCCGCGGCGGCGTGGAGTCTGCCGCTGATGCTGTGGGGGCAGTTCTTGTCGCGCTACGCGCAGGCGGCGGGCAGGCTGAAGACGATCCTGTCCGTGAGTTACGGAGCGCTGGCGCTGAACGCGTTTCTGGACTGGATGCTGGCGCCGCGGTGGGGCGCGCCGGGGCTCTGCGTGGCGACGGGGCTGACGTGGGGCGGCTCGGCGCTGGTCTATGCGGCGCTGTTGGCGCCGGGAGCGTTGAAGCACGCGGCCCGCGCGGTGTGGAAGCCGTCGCTCGCCTTCGCGCTGTCGTGCGTGGCGCTCTGGCCGCTGCGGGAAAACGGGATCGCGGCGGTCCTGGCCGGCGGGCTGCTGGCAGCGGCCTACTACCTGGGCGGCGAAAGGCTGGGTTTCTTCGATTCGGTGCCGCCGGTCTGGCGGCCGCGGGCGCTGTTGGCGCTGGCGCTGCGGCGAAAAAGAGGGGAATGA